In Balaenoptera musculus isolate JJ_BM4_2016_0621 unplaced genomic scaffold, mBalMus1.pri.v3 scaffold_75_arrow_ctg1, whole genome shotgun sequence, one genomic interval encodes:
- the LOC118889514 gene encoding oligophrenin-1-like yields the protein MMPWVKGTEADLQVDKERHSFFESSLDYVYQIQEVQESKKFNIVEPVLAFLHSLFISNSLTVELTQDFLPYKQQLQLSLQNTRNHFSSTREEMEELKKRMKEAPQTCKLPGQPTIEGYLYTQEKWALGISWVKYYCQYEKETKTLTMTPMEQKPGAKQQGPLDLTLKYCVRRKTESIDKRFCFDIETNERPGTITLQALSEANRRLWMEAMDGKEPIYHSPITKQEEMELNEVGFKFVRKCINVIETKGIKTEGLYRTVGSNIQVQKLLNAFFDYACFERVLLKAERIYHIY from the exons GCAGACCTCCAGGTGGACAAGGAGAGACACAGTTTCTTCGAGTCATCCCTTGATTATGTTTATCAAATCCAGGAAGTTCAGGAGTCTAAGAAGTTCAATATTGTGGAGCCA GTCTTGGCCTTTCTTCATAGCCTCTTCATTTCCAACAGCTTGACCGTGGAGCTCACACAGGATTTCCTCCCATATAAACAGCAACTCCAGCTCAGTTTACAGAAT ACAAGAAATCATTTCTCCAGTACCCGAGAAGAGATGGAAGAACTTAAGAAAAGGATGAAGGAAGCTCCGCAGACATGCAAACTTCCAGGACAGCCAACCATCGAAGGCTATCTCTATACACAAGAGAAAT GGGCTTTGGGAATATCCTGGGTGAAATACTACTGCCAATATGAGAAAGAGACCAAAACGCTCACCATGACACCTATGGAGCAGAAGCCAGGTGCTAAGCAGCAG GGACCCTTGGACTTAACCCTGAAGTACTGCGTGAGAAGGAAGACGGAGTCTATCGACAAGAGATTCTGTTTTGATATAGAAACTAATGAAAG gCCAGGAACCATCACTCTGCAAGCCCTTTCAGAAGCTAACAGAAGACTATGGATGGAGGCCATGGATGGGAAAGAACCT ATCTATCACAGCCCTATAACGAAACAGGAAGAAA TGGAGCTGAACGAAGTGGGGTTCAAGTTTGTTAGGAAGTGCATCAATGTCATTGAGACCAAAG GGATCAAGACAGAGGGATTGTACCGTACCGTGGGCAGCAATATTCAGGTTCAGAAGTTGCTGAATGCCTTTTTTG ATTATGCTTGCTTTGAACGAGTACTGCTGAAGGCCGAAAGAATTTACCATATATAT